TTTTAGGCGACTGCTTTTTAATGCATACGATATAAAGAATTTTAAAAATTATTACCGATTTGTTACGTACAGCTTGGTGCACGCTGATTGGGTTCATCTGATAATAAATATGTTCGTTTTGTTTTCGTTCGGAAAAATGACGGAAACATATTACAAATATTTTTTTGGCAACATATGGATATTGTACTATTTGCTTTTGTACATAGGAGCTGTGCTGATTTCAATACTTCCTGCGTATAAAAAGCATTACGACGACTATTCTTACAATGCCGTAGGAGCTTCGGGAGCTGTATCGGCGGTGGTTTTTGCAAGCATAATTTTCGACCCTTTGGGAAAAATCTTCATCTTCCCTATTCCTATTGGCATTCCGTCTATATTGTTTGCGGTATTGTATTTGGCTTACTCGTGGTACATGAACAAAAAAGCAAACGACAACATCGGACACGATGCACATTTTTGGGGTGCAATTTTTGGGTTTGTTTACACAATCCTGCTAAAACCTAAATTGATTTTGTTTTTTATAGATCGGTTCTTTTAATAGCAAATATGGTTGTAAATAAGACTATTAGAAGTAGTATGTGAAGTAGGTTGCCATTAGCCATTAGCTATTAGCCGTTGGCTAAGCTCAGCCAAAAGCCAAGAGCTAAAGGCTAATAGCCAAAATTGTTCATTGCGCATTGAAGATTGCCTCGAACCACGCAGCACGCAACCCTACTGTTTTTCCGCTCTAAGCGTTCTATCTAGAATTTTAAGTTGTTCTTCTAATAGTTCCAACTCGGCTTTACCTTTACTAATCTTCTTTTCGTACTCGTCTTTATAAAGATTGCTTTGTTTAGAGTTGGCAAAGAATCCAATATTGTTTTCCCACAATAAAATTTCTTCTCTCAGCTTTTCAATCTTGTGCATTAAAGCCGATTTCTCACGACTGATAATTCTGTCAGCTTGTGGTTGATCTTTAATTTTGTGTAACTTCTCTTTAAAGTTGGTTTTGTTATATTCAATATTATCTACTCTAAAATGATCGTACAAGAAATCTAACAGTTGCTTGTATTGGTTTTGTATTTTATCTTTTTGCTTGATAGGTACAAATCCAATTTCTACCCATCGTCTTTGAATATCTTTTAGTTTTTCAAAGCTATCAGGATTTTTCAAATTGTCTTTAAGTTCCGTTAATTCTTTAAGCAATTCGTTTTTAAGCGCTAGGTTTTCTTCTTCGCTACCGGTTTTTTGTTTGTAGTACGCTTGTTTTGCATCAAAAAACTTATCACAAGCAGCTCTAAATCGTTTCCAAATTTTTTCGTTATGCTTACGCGGAACCGGTCCTATGGTTTTCCACTC
Above is a window of Lentimicrobiaceae bacterium DNA encoding:
- a CDS encoding DUF349 domain-containing protein is translated as EWKTIGPVPRKHNEKIWKRFRAACDKFFDAKQAYYKQKTGSEEENLALKNELLKELTELKDNLKNPDSFEKLKDIQRRWVEIGFVPIKQKDKIQNQYKQLLDFLYDHFRVDNIEYNKTNFKEKLHKIKDQPQADRIISREKSALMHKIEKLREEILLWENNIGFFANSKQSNLYKDEYEKKISKGKAELELLEEQLKILDRTLRAEKQ
- a CDS encoding rhomboid family intramembrane serine protease, producing MNISATLIIVIITSAVSIAAFSNRNLFRRLLFNAYDIKNFKNYYRFVTYSLVHADWVHLIINMFVLFSFGKMTETYYKYFFGNIWILYYLLLYIGAVLISILPAYKKHYDDYSYNAVGASGAVSAVVFASIIFDPLGKIFIFPIPIGIPSILFAVLYLAYSWYMNKKANDNIGHDAHFWGAIFGFVYTILLKPKLILFFIDRFF